Proteins encoded by one window of Halomonas chromatireducens:
- the rfaD gene encoding ADP-glyceromanno-heptose 6-epimerase has translation MIVVTGGAGFIGSNLVKALNERGRTDVLVVDDLLDGTKFVNLADCTLGDYLDKDDFRERVEAVLRGEPSRLPPIEAIFHEGACSDTTEWDGRFMLDNNFEYSKVLLHFCQLQGIPFIYASSAATYGGSQVFREEPEYEKPLNVYGYSKLLFDQYVREHWDELTSQVVGFRYFNVYGPREQHKGKMASVAFHHHTQISAGQDLKLFGAWDGYEAGMQSRDFVYVGDVVNVNLWFLDNPGKSGIFNLGSGRAEPFKAIGEAVIDFHRQGRIEYIDFPEELKGRYQSYTRADISRLREAGYDGEFRTVAEGVGEYLRWLGGETG, from the coding sequence ATGATCGTAGTGACAGGCGGTGCCGGCTTCATCGGTTCGAATCTCGTCAAGGCACTCAACGAGCGTGGCCGCACTGACGTGCTGGTCGTCGATGACCTTCTCGACGGGACCAAGTTCGTCAATCTGGCCGACTGCACGCTCGGGGATTATCTGGACAAGGATGATTTCCGCGAGCGAGTCGAGGCGGTATTGCGTGGTGAGCCTTCGCGGTTGCCTCCCATCGAAGCCATCTTCCATGAGGGAGCCTGCTCGGACACCACCGAGTGGGATGGCCGCTTCATGCTCGACAACAACTTCGAGTACTCCAAGGTGCTGCTGCATTTCTGCCAGCTGCAGGGCATCCCCTTCATCTACGCTTCATCGGCAGCGACCTACGGTGGTAGCCAGGTCTTTCGCGAAGAGCCCGAGTACGAGAAGCCGCTCAATGTCTATGGCTACTCCAAGTTGCTCTTCGACCAGTACGTGCGTGAGCACTGGGATGAGCTGACGAGCCAGGTGGTGGGGTTCCGTTACTTCAATGTCTACGGCCCGCGGGAGCAGCACAAGGGCAAGATGGCCAGCGTCGCCTTCCACCACCACACCCAGATATCGGCGGGTCAGGACCTCAAGCTGTTCGGCGCCTGGGATGGCTACGAGGCCGGCATGCAAAGTCGTGACTTCGTCTATGTGGGCGACGTGGTGAACGTCAATCTGTGGTTCCTCGACAACCCCGGGAAGTCCGGAATCTTCAACCTGGGCTCGGGGCGTGCCGAGCCCTTCAAGGCGATCGGTGAAGCCGTCATCGATTTCCACCGCCAGGGCAGGATCGAGTACATCGATTTTCCCGAAGAGCTCAAGGGCCGCTACCAGAGCTATACCCGGGCCGATATCTCACGCCTGCGGGAGGCGGGCTATGATGGCGAGTTCCGCACCGTGGCCGAGGGGGTGGGGGAGTACCTGCGCTGGCTCGGCGGAGAGACTGGATGA
- the glyS gene encoding glycine--tRNA ligase subunit beta: MAVDTFLLELGAEELPPGAIDALSDALADGIRRGLADADITFADVHAWATPRRLAVQVTELADRQPDREVERRGPALAAAYKDGEPTKAAQGFARSCGVDVADLIHLETDKGTWLGYRERQSGEATTALLPAIAAKAVAALPVPKNMRWGASRIEFSRPVHWLVMLYGSDIVDAEILGLSAGRTTRGHRFHAPEAIDLAHADDYLVALENAWVLADREKRRERIREQVLSEAEVQEATAVIDEDLLIEVSGLVEWPVALAGSFDERFLEVPAECLISSMKANQKYFHLLDDAGKLKPLFITIANIDSQDPQQVIEGNEKVIRPRLADAAFFYDTDRKQPLASRIDGLTSVLFQKQLGTLADKAHRTAAVAAFIAGRIGGDVAHARRAAELGKCDLITEMVLEFPELQGIMGRYYASQDGEPADVAQALEEQYLPRFATDAIPETRTGLALALADRLDTLTGIFGIGARPTGTKDPFALRRASIGVLNILVKGELDLDLRELLELAAAQHQELPYAESLVEEVLTYMLDRFRAWGQDEGIEAEVYHAVRARPVTRPLDFARRLRAVHAFAQREEASALAAANKRVANILAKQDSRVVANVDPALLQESAEEALFKAIAGQREAVMPLFAEGRYREALDALASLRDPVDTFFDQVMVMAEDDATRTNRLALLAGLQGLFLEVADIALLQQ, from the coding sequence ATGGCTGTTGATACCTTTTTGCTGGAACTGGGGGCCGAGGAGCTTCCGCCGGGGGCCATCGATGCGCTCTCCGACGCCCTGGCCGACGGCATTCGCCGCGGTCTCGCCGATGCCGATATCACCTTTGCCGACGTTCACGCCTGGGCCACCCCCCGCCGCCTGGCCGTGCAGGTCACCGAGCTGGCCGACAGGCAGCCCGACCGCGAAGTCGAGCGTCGCGGACCCGCGCTGGCCGCCGCCTACAAGGATGGCGAGCCGACCAAGGCCGCCCAGGGCTTTGCCCGCTCATGCGGCGTCGATGTGGCCGACTTGATTCACCTGGAGACCGACAAGGGCACCTGGCTCGGCTACCGCGAGCGGCAGTCGGGTGAAGCGACGACGGCACTGCTGCCCGCTATCGCCGCCAAGGCGGTAGCCGCCCTTCCGGTGCCCAAGAACATGCGCTGGGGGGCCTCGCGCATCGAGTTCTCCCGCCCGGTGCATTGGCTGGTGATGCTCTATGGCAGCGACATCGTCGACGCCGAGATCCTCGGCCTATCCGCCGGTCGCACGACCCGCGGGCACCGCTTCCACGCCCCCGAAGCCATCGATCTGGCCCATGCCGACGACTATCTTGTCGCCCTGGAAAACGCCTGGGTGCTGGCCGATCGTGAGAAGCGCCGGGAGCGCATCCGCGAGCAGGTGCTGTCCGAGGCGGAGGTCCAGGAGGCCACGGCGGTCATCGACGAGGATCTGCTCATCGAGGTGAGCGGCCTGGTGGAGTGGCCCGTGGCGCTGGCCGGCAGCTTCGACGAACGCTTCCTCGAGGTTCCCGCCGAGTGCCTCATCTCCTCGATGAAGGCCAACCAGAAGTACTTCCATCTGCTCGACGATGCCGGCAAGCTCAAGCCCCTGTTCATCACCATCGCCAATATCGATAGCCAGGATCCGCAGCAGGTCATCGAGGGTAACGAGAAGGTGATTCGCCCCCGCCTGGCCGATGCCGCCTTCTTCTACGACACCGACCGAAAGCAGCCGCTCGCCAGCCGCATCGACGGTCTCACCAGCGTGTTGTTCCAGAAGCAGCTCGGCACCCTGGCCGACAAGGCCCATCGCACGGCGGCGGTCGCCGCCTTCATCGCCGGCCGCATCGGCGGCGACGTGGCCCATGCCCGGCGCGCCGCCGAGCTCGGCAAGTGCGACCTGATCACCGAAATGGTGCTCGAATTCCCCGAGCTTCAGGGCATCATGGGCCGCTACTATGCCAGCCAGGATGGCGAGCCGGCCGACGTCGCCCAGGCGCTTGAGGAGCAGTACCTGCCACGCTTCGCTACCGACGCCATTCCCGAGACCCGTACCGGTCTCGCACTGGCGCTGGCCGACCGCCTCGACACCCTGACCGGTATCTTCGGTATCGGCGCACGACCCACCGGCACCAAGGACCCCTTCGCCCTCCGCCGAGCCTCCATCGGGGTACTCAACATCCTGGTCAAGGGCGAACTCGATCTGGATCTCCGCGAGCTGCTGGAACTTGCTGCTGCGCAACATCAGGAGCTCCCCTACGCCGAGAGCCTGGTCGAGGAAGTCCTGACCTACATGCTCGACCGCTTCCGCGCCTGGGGGCAGGATGAAGGGATCGAGGCCGAGGTCTATCACGCCGTGCGTGCCCGGCCCGTGACTCGCCCACTGGACTTTGCCCGTCGTCTTCGTGCCGTCCATGCCTTTGCCCAGCGCGAAGAGGCTTCCGCCCTGGCCGCTGCCAACAAGCGTGTCGCCAATATCCTCGCCAAGCAGGACAGCCGAGTCGTCGCCAACGTTGACCCGGCATTGCTGCAGGAGTCGGCCGAAGAGGCGCTCTTCAAGGCCATCGCCGGCCAGCGCGAGGCTGTCATGCCTCTGTTTGCCGAGGGCCGCTACCGTGAGGCGCTGGATGCCCTCGCGAGCCTGCGTGATCCCGTCGATACCTTCTTCGACCAGGTCATGGTCATGGCGGAGGATGATGCCACCCGCACCAATCGCCTGGCCCTGCTGGCTGGCCTCCAGGGGCTGTTTCTCGAAGTGGCGGATATCGCCCTGCTCCAGCAGTAG
- the glyQ gene encoding glycine--tRNA ligase subunit alpha, protein MTLSTLSSTSTPGSTPDATTFQGLILALQQYWAEQGCVVLQPLDMEVGAGTFHPATFLRSIGPETWNAAYVQPSRRPTDGRYGENPNRLQHYYQFQVVMKPSPADLQELFLGSLVRLGIDPLVHDIRFVEDNWESPTLGAWGLGWEVWLNGMEVTQFTYFQQAGGIECYPVTGELTYGLERIAMYLQNVDSVYDLVWTVAPDGSRVTYGDVYLQNEREQSAYNFEQADVPALFASFDHQEKECTKLLAASLPLPAYEQVLKASHTFNLLDARHAISVTERQRYILRVRTMARDVAHAYYDSRKAAGFPMAPEALRQELLAREPLAEQGDA, encoded by the coding sequence ATGACACTCTCGACACTATCGTCGACCTCGACCCCGGGGTCGACGCCGGACGCGACGACCTTCCAGGGCCTGATCCTGGCCCTTCAGCAGTACTGGGCCGAACAGGGCTGCGTAGTGCTCCAGCCCCTGGACATGGAGGTAGGCGCCGGCACCTTTCACCCCGCCACCTTCCTGCGCTCCATCGGTCCCGAGACCTGGAATGCCGCCTATGTTCAGCCCTCCCGCCGGCCCACCGACGGTCGCTACGGCGAGAACCCCAATCGCCTCCAGCACTACTATCAGTTCCAGGTCGTCATGAAACCCTCCCCCGCCGACCTGCAGGAGCTCTTCCTCGGCTCCTTGGTACGCCTGGGCATCGACCCGCTGGTCCATGATATTCGCTTCGTCGAGGACAACTGGGAGTCGCCCACCCTGGGCGCCTGGGGGCTCGGCTGGGAGGTCTGGCTCAACGGCATGGAGGTGACCCAGTTCACCTATTTCCAGCAGGCCGGCGGCATCGAATGCTACCCCGTCACCGGCGAGCTGACCTACGGCCTCGAGCGTATCGCCATGTACCTGCAGAACGTCGACAGTGTCTATGACCTCGTCTGGACCGTGGCGCCGGATGGCTCCCGGGTCACCTACGGCGACGTCTATCTGCAGAACGAGCGGGAGCAGTCGGCCTACAACTTCGAGCAGGCCGACGTGCCCGCGCTGTTCGCGTCCTTCGACCATCAGGAGAAGGAGTGTACCAAGCTGCTCGCGGCCAGCCTGCCGCTGCCCGCCTACGAGCAGGTACTCAAGGCGTCCCATACCTTCAACCTGCTGGACGCACGCCACGCCATTTCCGTCACCGAGCGCCAGCGCTACATCCTGCGCGTGCGCACCATGGCCCGCGACGTGGCACACGCCTACTACGATTCACGCAAGGCCGCCGGCTTCCCCATGGCCCCCGAGGCCCTGCGCCAGGAACTGCTCGCCAGAGAGCCGCTTGCTGAACAGGGAGACGCTTGA
- the waaF gene encoding lipopolysaccharide heptosyltransferase II, with translation MSAVPLSGERILVVGPSWVGDMVMAQSLLKTLRQRQPDCHIGVVAPGWSQPILERMEEVAEVATLDVTHGEFGWGSRRALAKRLTGRFDRAIVLPRSWKSALVPFLARIPRRTGYTGEQRFGLLNERRPLDKTVLDQTVKRFVALGLPADADLEALSVPRPRLRVDTENLAAVRDSLGLSSRPAIGMMPGAEYGPAKQWPLGHFRELAQRLVAEGFEVRVLGGPKDAEAGAVIAEGQTGVHNLCGKTRLADAVDLLADCRQVVTNDSGLMHVAAAVGTGVQALYGSSSPRYTPPLTDEATIHTLALECSPCFQRTCPLGHTNCLVQLSPQRVLQAVLASRAELIGRS, from the coding sequence ATGAGTGCAGTGCCTTTGTCGGGCGAGCGCATCCTGGTGGTCGGCCCATCCTGGGTCGGTGACATGGTGATGGCTCAGAGCCTGCTGAAGACACTCAGGCAGCGCCAGCCCGATTGCCATATCGGCGTCGTGGCGCCCGGCTGGTCGCAGCCGATCCTGGAGCGCATGGAAGAAGTCGCCGAGGTGGCGACGCTGGACGTGACCCACGGTGAATTCGGCTGGGGCAGCCGGCGGGCGCTGGCGAAGCGGCTTACGGGTCGCTTCGACCGGGCGATCGTGTTGCCCCGTTCCTGGAAATCGGCGCTGGTCCCCTTCCTGGCGCGCATACCCCGGCGCACCGGCTATACCGGTGAGCAGCGCTTCGGGCTGCTCAACGAGCGACGCCCGCTGGACAAGACGGTGCTGGACCAGACCGTCAAGCGTTTCGTGGCGCTGGGCCTGCCAGCTGATGCTGATCTGGAAGCTCTGAGCGTGCCGCGTCCGCGGCTGCGGGTCGATACGGAGAACCTGGCTGCCGTGCGCGACAGCCTGGGGCTCTCGTCACGGCCGGCCATCGGCATGATGCCCGGGGCCGAATATGGCCCGGCCAAGCAGTGGCCGTTGGGACACTTTCGTGAACTGGCACAGCGCCTGGTGGCGGAAGGCTTCGAGGTGCGTGTGCTCGGCGGCCCCAAGGATGCCGAGGCCGGCGCGGTGATAGCAGAAGGGCAGACGGGCGTGCATAACCTGTGCGGCAAGACACGGCTGGCCGACGCCGTGGATCTGCTGGCCGACTGTCGGCAGGTGGTCACCAATGACTCGGGATTGATGCATGTGGCGGCCGCCGTTGGGACCGGCGTCCAGGCACTGTATGGTTCGTCGTCGCCGCGCTACACCCCGCCCCTGACCGACGAGGCCACGATTCATACCCTGGCGCTGGAGTGCTCGCCCTGTTTTCAGCGTACCTGCCCGCTGGGCCATACCAACTGTCTGGTGCAGCTCTCGCCCCAGCGGGTCCTGCAGGCGGTACTGGCCTCGCGAGCAGAGCTCATCGGCCGTAGCTGA
- a CDS encoding sulfatase-like hydrolase/transferase encodes MPSSFSFRDINFPRGCSLLIIGLCLGYSVTSLTRLPIWGLPFVTAAWLALGYWLRWGAPRSPQRPVVPRIWSWALIPIALWGLYIYLSESFGIVDLSAVFFHLQAGMADHGGVSRVGAAFFYTLSMAALFVSFLWLLRHDHRWRRVEFFLALLLLASNPLLYGVTQRGAAIVTDDGAWMDRQYVKPLILDARDDPPNLLLLYLESIERTYADRERFGDAYADLEAIGEEGLVYEGVYQLDNTGWTMAGMIASQCGTPLMPAGLLHDRQFSPLETVVPGVDCLGDLLSEQGYRLTYMGGASTAFAGKGLFYQDHGFETILGREDLQPRLDDPDYLNNWGLYDDSLYDFTVEEIRRLNEEEGPWGLVNLTLAGHAPRGYPAQRCIDRQGEFDGEDILYSVECSAWLARDLLERLDSEGLLENTLVVIASDHLTMRVSAWEQLIQSKRDNTFMLLGPGIPVDRQTREASMVDVFPTILEAMGFTIDWHRAGLGVSLLSDEPTLIEEHSMEFVNARMREENALQQRLWEGLAPQREETEAAPQEQVVETPEDATGEEPASVQ; translated from the coding sequence ATGCCCTCTTCCTTCTCGTTTCGAGACATCAACTTCCCCCGTGGTTGTTCGCTTTTGATTATCGGCCTGTGTCTGGGTTATTCCGTCACCTCCCTGACACGGCTGCCGATCTGGGGGCTCCCCTTCGTCACTGCGGCCTGGCTGGCCCTGGGATACTGGCTTCGCTGGGGCGCGCCTCGTTCCCCGCAGCGCCCCGTCGTCCCCCGTATCTGGTCCTGGGCATTGATACCCATTGCGCTGTGGGGACTCTACATCTACCTTTCCGAAAGCTTCGGTATCGTCGACCTGAGCGCCGTCTTCTTCCACCTTCAGGCCGGCATGGCCGACCATGGCGGTGTCAGCCGGGTCGGGGCCGCCTTCTTCTATACGCTCTCCATGGCGGCTCTTTTCGTATCGTTTCTCTGGCTCCTCCGCCACGACCACCGCTGGCGTCGCGTGGAATTTTTCCTGGCCCTGCTGCTGCTGGCCAGCAATCCCCTTCTCTATGGTGTAACCCAGCGCGGTGCGGCGATCGTTACCGATGACGGTGCCTGGATGGACCGCCAATACGTAAAGCCGTTGATTCTCGACGCTCGGGACGACCCGCCCAATCTCCTGCTGCTCTATCTGGAAAGCATCGAGCGCACCTATGCCGATCGTGAACGTTTCGGCGACGCCTATGCCGACCTGGAGGCCATCGGCGAGGAGGGTCTGGTCTATGAGGGTGTCTACCAGCTCGACAATACCGGCTGGACCATGGCGGGCATGATCGCCAGCCAGTGCGGCACCCCACTGATGCCAGCCGGCCTGCTACATGATCGGCAGTTCTCGCCGCTGGAAACGGTGGTGCCCGGCGTCGACTGCCTGGGCGACCTGCTCTCCGAGCAGGGCTATCGGCTCACCTATATGGGCGGCGCCAGCACTGCCTTCGCTGGCAAGGGTCTGTTTTACCAGGATCACGGCTTCGAAACGATTCTGGGACGCGAAGACCTCCAGCCCCGCCTCGACGACCCCGACTACCTCAACAACTGGGGCCTCTACGACGACTCGCTCTACGACTTCACCGTCGAGGAGATTCGTCGCCTGAACGAAGAGGAAGGCCCCTGGGGCTTGGTCAACCTCACGCTGGCCGGTCATGCCCCTCGTGGCTATCCTGCCCAGCGCTGTATCGATCGCCAGGGCGAATTCGATGGCGAAGATATCCTGTATTCGGTCGAGTGTTCGGCCTGGCTGGCCCGGGACCTGCTCGAGCGCCTGGATAGTGAGGGGCTGCTGGAAAATACCCTGGTGGTCATCGCCAGCGACCACCTGACCATGCGAGTCTCGGCCTGGGAGCAGCTGATCCAGAGCAAGCGCGACAATACCTTCATGCTGTTGGGACCCGGAATCCCCGTCGACAGGCAGACACGGGAGGCGTCCATGGTGGACGTTTTCCCCACCATCCTGGAAGCCATGGGTTTCACCATCGACTGGCACCGGGCAGGTCTCGGCGTGTCGCTGCTGTCCGATGAACCCACCCTGATCGAGGAGCACAGCATGGAGTTCGTGAACGCTCGGATGCGCGAGGAGAACGCCCTGCAGCAGCGCCTATGGGAAGGGCTAGCACCGCAGCGCGAAGAAACGGAAGCGGCACCGCAAGAGCAGGTGGTGGAGACCCCCGAGGACGCTACCGGTGAGGAGCCCGCCTCGGTCCAGTGA